One window from the genome of Streptomyces sp. NBC_00091 encodes:
- a CDS encoding LLM class flavin-dependent oxidoreductase: MRAGVVVAAHPGVEDLAVRAEELGLHSFWINDTPMVHGDPFVALSLCAKATRRIRLGLGVTSPALRSAPAAASGLASLNALAPGRIICGVGTGNTARRTLGMRPTTTATLENFTTALQDLCAGRSTVYREGDRVRDIRFLHSGAHVNTADPIEFVVAALGPKAVAVAGRRNTGLISFGLLDPTAWHALHDARRHAAQDTPRDVDSHTDSYVVTSLHLLDEDQDPYGDAARDATGHLVLSLLAFAADTAADTPAFAERLGPEEREAVRRFLDRRGTTATAPDRHTKLYPNYLGRIAPRDRDLVLPSLMDTLALVGTRDDLLARITTLEQAGIDELLIQPVIDPPTEMAQLAKLLA; the protein is encoded by the coding sequence GTGCTGGCGTCGTGGTCGCCGCGCACCCCGGTGTGGAAGATCTCGCTGTGCGGGCCGAGGAGTTGGGCTTGCACAGCTTCTGGATCAACGACACTCCGATGGTCCACGGGGACCCCTTCGTCGCCTTGAGCCTGTGCGCGAAGGCCACCCGTCGCATCAGGCTCGGCCTCGGCGTGACCTCACCGGCGCTGCGCTCGGCCCCGGCCGCCGCGAGCGGGCTCGCCAGCCTCAACGCCCTGGCACCGGGCCGGATCATCTGCGGGGTCGGCACCGGAAACACCGCCCGTCGCACCCTGGGCATGCGGCCGACCACGACGGCCACGCTGGAGAACTTCACCACCGCACTGCAGGACCTGTGCGCCGGACGATCGACCGTGTACCGCGAGGGTGACCGGGTCCGCGACATCCGGTTCCTGCACTCGGGGGCGCACGTGAACACCGCCGACCCGATCGAGTTCGTCGTGGCCGCGCTCGGGCCGAAGGCCGTCGCCGTCGCCGGCCGCCGCAACACCGGCCTCATCTCCTTCGGCCTGCTGGACCCCACCGCCTGGCACGCGCTGCACGACGCCCGCCGCCACGCCGCCCAGGACACACCCCGCGACGTCGATTCCCACACGGACTCCTATGTGGTCACCTCGCTCCACCTGCTCGACGAGGACCAGGACCCTTACGGCGACGCGGCCCGGGATGCGACGGGCCACCTCGTCCTGTCGCTGCTGGCCTTCGCCGCCGACACAGCCGCCGACACACCTGCCTTCGCCGAGCGACTCGGCCCCGAGGAACGCGAGGCGGTGCGGCGGTTCCTCGACCGGCGCGGCACTACCGCCACCGCGCCGGACCGGCACACCAAGCTCTACCCCAACTACCTCGGGCGCATCGCACCGCGGGACCGGGACCTGGTTCTGCCCTCGCTGATGGACACCCTGGCCCTGGTCGGCACCCGCGACGACCTCCTCGCCCGCATCACCACCCTGGAACAAGCCGGCATCGACGAACTCCTCATCCAGCCGGTGATCGACCCGCCCACCGAGATGGCTCAGCTCGCGAAACTCCTCGCCTGA
- a CDS encoding MBL fold metallo-hydrolase — MTTMEAFNLLQPYKIAEETFVIPWALEAPPVGHFPMNSMVIRGAEPVLVDTGAPAVRSQWLEAAWSVVDPLDVRWIFLTHDDRDHAGNLLAALAACPNATLLTTWFSIGRMAEEWETPINRCRFMTDGDTIDAGDRTLVAKRPPLYDNPTTRALFDAKTNVLWSVDTFATNVPTPMPELAALSADEFRDGQFFGGRLVSPWVALLDSQKFGTVVTDFQHLNAEVIAGCHCPVLRGPQIPEAYDLLRQLPEIPPWTEFTQADLDQWMAAAESSVPPEQPRPSGT, encoded by the coding sequence ATGACAACCATGGAAGCCTTCAACCTTCTGCAGCCGTACAAGATCGCCGAGGAGACGTTCGTCATCCCGTGGGCCCTCGAGGCCCCGCCGGTCGGCCACTTCCCGATGAACTCGATGGTGATCCGGGGAGCCGAACCGGTCCTCGTGGACACCGGGGCGCCCGCAGTGCGCTCCCAGTGGCTGGAGGCGGCCTGGTCCGTCGTGGATCCCCTGGACGTACGGTGGATCTTTCTCACCCACGACGACCGCGACCACGCCGGCAACCTCCTGGCGGCCCTCGCCGCATGCCCGAACGCGACCCTGCTGACGACATGGTTCTCCATCGGCCGTATGGCCGAGGAGTGGGAGACCCCCATCAACCGGTGCCGCTTCATGACCGACGGCGACACGATCGACGCGGGCGACCGCACCCTGGTCGCCAAACGACCACCCCTGTACGACAACCCCACTACCCGCGCCCTTTTCGACGCGAAGACCAACGTCCTGTGGTCCGTCGACACCTTCGCCACGAACGTGCCGACTCCCATGCCCGAATTGGCAGCGCTGTCGGCAGACGAATTCCGCGACGGCCAGTTCTTCGGCGGAAGGCTGGTCTCCCCCTGGGTCGCCCTGCTGGACTCCCAAAAGTTCGGGACGGTCGTCACCGACTTCCAACACCTGAACGCCGAGGTCATCGCCGGCTGCCACTGCCCGGTCCTCCGTGGCCCCCAGATCCCCGAGGCCTACGACCTGCTCCGCCAGCTCCCCGAAATCCCACCGTGGACGGAGTTCACGCAGGCCGACCTGGACCAGTGGATGGCGGCTGCCGAGAGCTCGGTTCCGCCGGAGCAGCCGCGGCCGTCGGGGACGTGA
- a CDS encoding NAD(P)H-dependent oxidoreductase: protein MKTLIVYAHPEPQSLNSSLKDLAVSTLEGAGHQVRVSDLYAMNWKAVVDAADYGPDASSPLKVAADSGRAFEAGTLTPDVLAEQEKLLWADTIIFQFPLWWYTMPAILKGWVDRVFTYRFAYGVGEHSDTKYGERFGEGTLAGRRALLSVTVGGPESHYAARGINGPIDDLLFPIHHGILYYPGIEALPPFVLYGADRMTGEDYADAAKAWEERLLTLESTEPIPFRRQNFGDYEIPSLHLKEGLEPAGRTGFGLHLRG, encoded by the coding sequence ATGAAGACGCTGATCGTCTACGCCCACCCCGAGCCGCAGTCGCTCAACAGCTCGCTGAAGGACCTCGCGGTGTCCACGTTGGAGGGCGCTGGGCACCAGGTACGGGTGAGCGATCTGTACGCGATGAACTGGAAGGCGGTCGTGGACGCCGCGGACTACGGCCCCGACGCCTCGAGTCCGCTGAAGGTCGCCGCGGACTCGGGCCGGGCCTTCGAGGCGGGGACGCTCACCCCGGACGTCCTCGCCGAGCAGGAGAAGCTGCTGTGGGCCGACACGATTATCTTCCAGTTCCCGCTGTGGTGGTACACGATGCCCGCGATCCTCAAGGGCTGGGTGGACCGGGTGTTCACCTACCGCTTCGCGTACGGAGTCGGCGAGCACAGCGACACCAAGTACGGCGAGCGATTCGGCGAAGGCACCCTCGCGGGAAGGAGGGCCCTGCTGTCGGTGACCGTCGGCGGTCCGGAGTCGCACTACGCCGCCCGCGGGATCAACGGCCCCATAGACGACCTGCTGTTCCCGATCCACCACGGCATCCTCTACTACCCGGGCATCGAGGCGCTGCCGCCCTTCGTGCTGTACGGCGCCGACCGGATGACCGGCGAGGACTACGCGGACGCGGCCAAGGCCTGGGAGGAGCGCCTGCTCACCCTGGAGTCGACCGAGCCGATCCCGTTCCGGCGGCAGAACTTCGGAGACTACGAGATCCCCTCGCTGCACCTGAAGGAGGGACTGGAGCCCGCCGGCCGCACGGGCTTCGGTCTGCACCTGCGAGGCTGA
- a CDS encoding helix-turn-helix transcriptional regulator: MDDLAGFLRTRRSRVDPAAVGIPTDSRRRVEGLRREEVAHLSGVSVDYYVRLEQGRATQPSEQVLDALARVLGLDETERGHLYRLARQRRSRAKAPGGRVRPELLRVLGLVADAPALIMDHRLDVLAGNRLAGLLYGRPMPGLNTARHIFLEEAERGLYADWEKCTLDVVGHLRLAAGKYPEDPRLASLIGELAMGSERFRRLWARADVRARTHGRKAYRHPLVGLLELHQENFALPDESGVELLVLSAAPGSPAEDGLRLLAGLDADGAHGADGTDAHPPVNAQVRE; the protein is encoded by the coding sequence ATGGACGATCTTGCTGGCTTCCTGCGGACCCGGCGTTCCCGGGTCGACCCGGCGGCCGTGGGCATACCCACCGACAGCCGCCGCCGGGTCGAAGGGCTGCGCCGCGAAGAGGTCGCGCACCTGTCCGGGGTCAGCGTCGACTACTACGTACGCCTGGAGCAGGGCCGCGCGACCCAGCCCTCCGAGCAGGTCCTCGACGCGCTCGCCCGCGTCCTCGGCCTCGACGAGACCGAACGCGGGCACCTCTACCGGCTCGCCCGGCAGCGCCGCAGCCGCGCGAAGGCGCCGGGCGGGCGGGTCCGGCCGGAGCTGCTGCGCGTCCTCGGGCTGGTCGCCGACGCGCCCGCGCTGATCATGGACCACCGCCTGGACGTGCTCGCCGGGAACCGCCTCGCCGGGCTCCTGTACGGCCGGCCGATGCCGGGCCTGAACACCGCCCGGCACATCTTCCTCGAGGAGGCCGAGCGCGGCCTCTACGCGGACTGGGAGAAGTGCACCCTCGACGTGGTCGGGCACCTGCGCCTGGCCGCCGGCAAGTACCCCGAGGACCCGCGCCTGGCCTCGCTCATCGGCGAACTGGCGATGGGCAGCGAGCGCTTCCGCCGCCTCTGGGCCCGCGCGGACGTGCGGGCCCGCACGCATGGGCGCAAGGCGTACCGGCACCCGCTGGTCGGGCTGCTGGAACTGCACCAGGAGAACTTCGCGCTGCCGGACGAGTCGGGTGTGGAGCTGCTGGTGCTGTCGGCGGCCCCCGGCAGCCCCGCCGAGGACGGACTGCGCCTGCTCGCGGGCCTGGACGCGGACGGCGCGCACGGCGCGGACGGCACTGACGCGCATCCCCCGGTGAACGCCCAGGTCCGCGAGTAA
- a CDS encoding NAD(P)H-binding protein: protein MILVTGATGNIGSALLKELHVRGAGPLRGLTRDAAQATFPEGVEAVEGDFADPASLKPALEGVRSLFLVSRLGPDANIIEAARQAGVDHVVLVSSITVQTHPHLGPAGENLAVEQLLKASGMAWTILRPTQFASNALMWAASIREHEAVRAPYAQVALPTIHPADVAAVARVALTEPGHQGRTYALTGPEPVTARQQVEAIAAALGREVPFAEISRGQAHAQMAAVFGAEAADAVLDVTGGDVNEELLMVRDTVAQVTGTPARPFRQWAAENATAFR from the coding sequence ATGATCCTCGTAACCGGAGCCACCGGAAACATAGGCAGCGCCCTCCTCAAGGAGCTGCACGTACGCGGTGCCGGGCCGCTGAGGGGGCTCACCCGTGATGCCGCGCAGGCGACCTTCCCCGAAGGGGTCGAGGCCGTGGAGGGCGACTTCGCGGATCCGGCGTCGTTGAAGCCGGCGCTGGAGGGGGTGCGCTCGCTGTTTCTCGTGTCGCGTCTGGGACCGGACGCCAACATCATCGAAGCCGCCCGGCAGGCGGGTGTGGACCACGTCGTGCTGGTGTCGTCGATTACCGTCCAGACCCATCCTCACCTCGGCCCCGCCGGCGAGAACCTGGCGGTGGAGCAGCTGCTCAAGGCAAGCGGCATGGCCTGGACGATCCTGCGACCCACGCAGTTCGCCTCGAATGCCCTGATGTGGGCGGCTTCCATACGTGAGCACGAGGCCGTCCGCGCCCCGTACGCACAGGTCGCGCTGCCGACCATCCACCCCGCAGACGTCGCGGCGGTGGCACGGGTGGCACTGACCGAGCCCGGCCACCAGGGACGCACGTATGCCTTGACCGGTCCGGAGCCGGTGACCGCCCGACAGCAGGTCGAGGCCATCGCGGCAGCCCTGGGCCGGGAGGTGCCCTTCGCCGAGATCAGCCGCGGGCAGGCGCACGCACAGATGGCCGCGGTCTTCGGGGCCGAGGCCGCGGACGCGGTGCTCGACGTCACGGGCGGAGACGTCAACGAGGAGCTGCTGATGGTGCGCGACACGGTTGCACAGGTCACCGGAACCCCGGCCCGGCCGTTCCGGCAGTGGGCCGCGGAGAACGCCACCGCCTTCCGCTGA
- a CDS encoding MFS transporter, whose translation MIAKSPKQRISSLLAPNGPQRALIISSFISRVGNGLFNTAAVLYFTLVVHLPAAQVGVGLTIAGLTGLLAGIPAGNLADRYGPRTVWLTTLAVQAVTMAAFVFIDSWVTFTLIATLDRLAATASGAAGGALIARAGGERPAAFRAKLRTFVNLGVVLGTLGAAFALSVNTRPAYTALILANAASFACAGLIVLIGVPNYQPLPRPKEHRGWAVLADRPFVSFVALYGAMGLQYQTVSLLLPIWLSAHTDAPRWTVAAVYAVNSGVCVLLQSRIGSRVETPRQGGRAFRLAGLLFLVSCPLMALTADVPAWIAPGLAILAVCVHSLGEVWESSAGSALGFGLAPDHAQGQYQGLFGIGFDAGQALAPVILTAAVLGLGHTGWLLLGAFFAAVGATGPLVAAWAERTRPTSQDTARATDGRSSEAPLLASD comes from the coding sequence ATGATCGCGAAGAGCCCCAAACAGCGGATATCCAGCCTACTGGCGCCAAACGGTCCCCAGCGCGCTCTCATCATCTCGAGCTTCATCAGTCGGGTGGGCAACGGGCTGTTCAACACCGCTGCGGTGCTGTACTTCACGCTGGTTGTGCACCTGCCCGCCGCACAGGTCGGTGTCGGCCTCACGATCGCCGGGCTGACCGGTCTGCTGGCCGGGATCCCGGCAGGGAATCTGGCCGACCGATACGGGCCGCGCACGGTCTGGCTGACAACCCTCGCGGTACAAGCCGTGACGATGGCCGCCTTCGTCTTCATCGACAGCTGGGTCACGTTCACGCTCATCGCCACCCTGGACCGGCTGGCAGCAACGGCGAGCGGCGCCGCGGGCGGTGCGCTCATCGCCCGCGCCGGCGGCGAACGCCCGGCCGCGTTCAGGGCGAAACTCCGCACGTTCGTCAACCTCGGCGTGGTCCTGGGCACCCTCGGCGCCGCCTTCGCCCTCTCGGTCAACACCCGCCCGGCATACACCGCGCTCATCCTCGCCAACGCCGCCAGCTTCGCCTGCGCCGGCCTGATCGTCCTGATCGGCGTCCCGAACTACCAGCCCCTGCCCCGGCCCAAGGAGCACCGCGGCTGGGCCGTCCTGGCCGACCGGCCGTTCGTGTCCTTCGTCGCGCTCTACGGGGCCATGGGCCTGCAGTACCAGACCGTCTCCCTGCTGCTGCCGATCTGGCTCTCCGCTCACACCGACGCGCCCCGCTGGACCGTGGCGGCGGTCTACGCGGTCAACAGCGGGGTATGCGTGCTGCTCCAAAGCCGTATCGGCTCCCGGGTGGAAACACCGCGCCAGGGCGGCCGGGCGTTCCGCCTCGCCGGGCTGCTCTTCTTGGTCAGTTGCCCTTTGATGGCCCTGACCGCGGACGTTCCGGCCTGGATCGCGCCGGGGCTCGCCATCCTCGCCGTCTGCGTGCACAGTCTCGGAGAGGTATGGGAGTCCTCGGCCGGCTCCGCGCTGGGTTTCGGTCTCGCCCCCGACCACGCCCAGGGGCAGTACCAGGGCCTCTTCGGCATCGGCTTCGACGCCGGACAGGCCTTGGCCCCGGTGATCCTCACGGCAGCCGTCCTCGGACTCGGACACACGGGCTGGCTGCTGCTCGGCGCGTTCTTCGCGGCTGTGGGGGCGACAGGCCCGCTGGTGGCCGCGTGGGCGGAGCGAACCCGTCCCACGAGCCAGGACACGGCCCGCGCTACAGATGG